A region from the Vicia villosa cultivar HV-30 ecotype Madison, WI linkage group LG3, Vvil1.0, whole genome shotgun sequence genome encodes:
- the LOC131657959 gene encoding uncharacterized protein LOC131657959, translating into MGAIEDNIKQQILEVTGFREGALPFRTFIWTEGLTPSRKSLVAWKTLCKPRAKGGYNLTDLNRWNTVTMLKLLWDLRKKIDCLWVTWMHSYFIKGKDLMQMNGPSTPSWISKGILKARHDTMEIQARWDKSLLDKKFTMGEIYRGLLHLEPNVDWHILLDRNIARPQAVFCLWIACHQRLAMKVRLRKFGVALDVNCYFCSDEESIEHMFFDCKSIQYIWKSILQWLRIERTPQQWHIEKAWITRYCSGKGKKCGIMKLALAETIYFCWKYRNDTCFGQSYDSNTFVNSIKDIIIHEGWYTRKYRDYIAQLLL; encoded by the exons ATGGGGGCTATTGAGGACAACATCAAGCAGCAGATTCTTGAAGTGACTGGTTTTAGAGAAGGGGCCCTACCCTTCAG GACTTTTATTTGGACTGAAGGCTTGACTCCTAGCAGAAAAAGTCTGGTGGCTTGGAAAACTTTATGCAAGCCTCGGGCTAAAGGTGGGTACAATCTGACTGACTTGAACAGGTGGAACACTGTTACTATGCTTAAACTCCTGTGGGATCTTAGGAAGAAAATTGACTGTTTGTGGGTTACGTGGATGCACAGTTATTTCATCAAAGGGAAAGACCTAATGCAAATGAATGGGCCTAGCACTCCGTCTTGGATTAGCAAGGGAATACTGAAAGCTAGACATGACACCATGGAGATTCAAGCTAGATGGGATAAAAGCTTGTTAGATAAAAAATTCACTATGGGAGAGATTTATAGAGGTTTGCTGCACTTGGAGCCAAATGTAGATTGGCACATTCTCTTGGACAGAAATATAGCCAGACCTCaggctgttttctgtttgtggATAGCATGTCACCAAAGGCTTGCTATGAAAGTGCGATTGAGGAAATTTGGTGTTGCTTTGGATGTTAATTGTTATTTCTGCTCGGATGAGGAATCAATCGAGCACATGTTCTTTGACTGTAAATCTATTCAGTATATTTGGAAAAGCATTCTGCAGTGGCTTCGGATTGAGAGgactcctcaacaatggcatatTGAGAAAGCTTGGATTACAAGGTATTGTAGTGGCAAAGGCAAGAAGTGTGGCATTATGAAGTTGGCTCTTGCTGAGACTATCTACTTTTGCTGGAAGTATAGGAATGATACTTGTTTTGGACAAAGTTATGATAGTAATACATTTGTAAATAGCATCAAAGATATCATCATACATGAGGGGTGGTATACTAGAAAATATAGGGATTATATAGCTCAACTTTTGTTGTAG
- the LOC131655563 gene encoding uncharacterized protein LOC131655563, whose translation MATSSIRIACGGNNRFTAGVGGVHKRCDTCSVAIGDRTRSTVMKGRMRMSTTATASGHENGMIMEQQRKRGGGKNDAVQAQERLDRWMRESVVDIVKNLRDAPLLVQVFSKRKGETVTIATETEKTVMMEDWEAVKERWEAGESPMPEGVIFVEELGEDEAAEEDGGRGLQERTTKVWGIVVQGKGVGCGPVCYLLKTSRVGAGPGSGMGVFSTHFCLVRVKSFRETAQSQLKNSWLLQSQWLQ comes from the coding sequence ATGGCGACGTCGTCTATACGCATTGCCTGTGGCGGAAACAACCGTTTCACCGCCGGGGTTGGTGGTGTTCATAAGAGGTGTGATACTTGTTCTGTCGCGATCGGTGATCGGACTCGATCAACGGTGATGAAGGGGAGGATGAGGATGTCAACGACGGCGACGGCGAGCGGACATGAGAATGGAATGATAATGGAGCAACAGAGGAAGCGTGGAGGAGGGAAGAACGACGCTGTTCAGGCTCAGGAGAGGCTTGATCGGTGGATGAGGGAATCGGTGGTGGATATTGTGAAGAATCTAAGGGATGCACCGTTGCTGGTGCAGGTATTTTCAAAGAGGAAGGGTGAAACAGTGACGATAGCGACGGAGACTGAGAAAACCGTTATGATGGAGGATTGGGAGGCGGTGAAGGAGAGATGGGAGGCGGGAGAGAGTCCGATGCCGGAGGGAGTTATATTCGTGGAGGAGTTAGGTGAAGATGAGGCGGCGGAGGAAGACGGTGGAAGGGGGTTACAAGAAAGAACGACGAAGGTGTGGGGGATAGTGGTTCAAGGGAAAGGTGTTGGGTGTGGACCGGTTTGTTATTTGCTGAAAACGAGTCGGGTCGGTGCAGGACCCGGTTCGGGAATGGGTGTTTTCTCGACCCATTTTTGTTTGGTTAGAGTGAAGAGTTTCAGGGAAACTGCACAGTCTCAACTTAAGAATAGTTGGCTTTTACAGAGTCAATGGCTTCAATGA